One region of Catenuloplanes indicus genomic DNA includes:
- a CDS encoding threonine ammonia-lyase has translation MTDVESPLRTVEPPTAADLDHARHVVAAELAPTPLVRLPLDDLVGADVYAKLETMQPTGSFKVRGALAAVAALGGTGAGVVTASAGNHGLGVAYAATRLGVPVTVVVPSNASPAKIEGLRRLGVEPVLHGTSYDDAEAHALGLAARAGAAFVSAYNDPYVIAGQATCLAEVRDQLHGGFTAVVPVGGGGLLAGSVLAAHGPTRAAASPWSSAAARIRVIGVESAASRAVSAAAEAGAITEVEVGPTLADGLAGNLEPGSITPGLAAAHGVEFAAVGEEHIAEAVRLLATRCGLIVEGAGAVGLAALLAGAVSPAGPVVLLLTGRNIAAGALSTIIA, from the coding sequence ATGACCGACGTGGAGAGCCCGCTCCGGACGGTCGAACCGCCCACCGCGGCCGACCTGGACCACGCCCGCCACGTCGTCGCCGCCGAGCTGGCCCCTACGCCGCTGGTCCGGCTGCCGCTCGACGACCTGGTCGGCGCGGACGTCTACGCCAAGCTCGAGACGATGCAGCCGACCGGGTCGTTCAAGGTCCGCGGCGCGCTCGCGGCGGTCGCCGCGCTCGGTGGCACCGGCGCCGGTGTGGTGACCGCGTCGGCCGGCAACCACGGGCTCGGCGTGGCGTACGCGGCCACCCGGCTCGGCGTCCCGGTCACGGTCGTGGTGCCGTCGAACGCGTCGCCCGCCAAGATCGAGGGGTTGCGCCGGCTCGGCGTCGAGCCGGTGCTGCACGGCACCTCCTACGACGACGCCGAGGCGCACGCGCTCGGGCTCGCCGCGCGGGCCGGTGCGGCATTCGTCTCCGCGTACAACGATCCGTACGTGATCGCCGGTCAGGCCACCTGCCTCGCCGAGGTCCGCGACCAGCTGCACGGCGGGTTCACCGCGGTCGTCCCGGTGGGCGGCGGCGGCCTGCTCGCCGGTTCGGTGCTGGCCGCGCACGGCCCGACCCGCGCCGCGGCCTCGCCGTGGTCGTCCGCGGCCGCGCGGATCCGGGTGATCGGCGTCGAGTCGGCCGCGTCCCGCGCGGTCTCCGCCGCGGCCGAGGCCGGCGCGATCACCGAGGTCGAGGTCGGCCCCACGCTCGCCGACGGGCTGGCCGGCAACCTGGAGCCCGGCTCGATCACGCCGGGGCTGGCCGCGGCGCACGGCGTCGAGTTCGCCGCGGTGGGTGAGGAGCACATCGCCGAGGCGGTACGGCTGCTCGCCACTCGCTGCGGCCTGATCGTCGAGGGCGCGGGCGCGGTCGGCCTCGCCGCGCTGCTGGCCGGCGCGGTGTCCCCGGCCGGTCCGGTCGTGCTGCTGCTCACCGGCCGCAACATCGCGGCCGGTGCGCTCTCCACGATCATCGCCTGA
- a CDS encoding thymidine kinase, translating to MDLTVIVGPVKGGKSLEMISLLSPLEHAGVPHRIFQSMRHGRDTEIVSRAGGSLRTEKVASLRGALDRPVQVIGVDEVHMFSAADVAVLGEALGKGVKVVAAGIDLDHRGELFAPIRALLELAPEKVIHRRAVCDVCRSMDAAWTQVLESGVPFIRRLAPSTALPDDGTYTYEARCRRCFVFPDHDER from the coding sequence GTGGATCTGACGGTGATCGTGGGCCCGGTCAAGGGTGGCAAGAGCCTCGAGATGATCAGTTTGCTCTCGCCGCTGGAGCACGCCGGTGTACCACACCGGATATTCCAGTCGATGCGGCACGGGCGGGACACCGAGATCGTGTCGCGAGCCGGGGGCAGCCTGCGGACCGAGAAGGTGGCGAGCCTGCGCGGTGCGCTGGACCGGCCGGTGCAGGTGATCGGCGTGGACGAGGTGCACATGTTCTCGGCCGCGGACGTGGCCGTGCTCGGTGAGGCACTGGGCAAGGGCGTGAAGGTGGTCGCGGCCGGCATCGACCTGGACCACCGCGGCGAGCTGTTCGCGCCGATCCGGGCGCTGCTGGAGCTGGCACCGGAGAAGGTGATCCACCGGCGCGCGGTGTGTGACGTGTGCCGGAGCATGGATGCGGCCTGGACGCAGGTGCTGGAGAGCGGCGTGCCGTTCATCCGGCGGCTGGCGCCGTCGACCGCGCTGCCGGACGACGGAACCTATACGTACGAGGCCCGCTGCCGCCGCTGCTTCGTGTTTCCTGATCATGACGAGCGGTGA